The following nucleotide sequence is from Lacinutrix sp. Hel_I_90.
TGAAAACTAATATATTGAAGCCACCCTGCTACTATGCAGACCTGGCCTCCAGCCCTATAATTAACGGAAAAGATAACCCCTATGCTAAAATTGCTTTTAAGAATAAAGGGCTGGCTAGAATGTCCAGAAAGTTAGGAACTAGAAATCAGTTAAACACAGCAATTACAGCCTTTCGAGCACCGGAGGATGATCAATTGCGACTACTTGCTACTTTTGATGCAGGGCGTCCTTTTGAATTTGATGCGCAAACCATCAAGCTTATTACTCCAGTAGGTAAAAATAAATTTTGGAGATCAGGTACTCCTCCATTTTTATATGACCCTTTTCCGATGTTTCTTACCACTGCACACCCGGTATATGATCCCGAAACTAGGGAGGTTTTTAGCGTAAATTTCACTAAAACGACAAAAAGACTGTTGAGCGCCACTGAAATATTTGATCTTTTGGCGAAAGATAAGGAAGGATTTGAGAAAAAACTGGAAGAAAGAATTGACCAGTGGAAAAATTATGAGAATAAAGAAAAAGCGCTAGAGGAAGTAAATGATTTTTTCTATAATGCCCACGAAGCTAAACAGAAAAAAGGCCTCAAGAAAATGCTGAAAACCATTTATAAAAAGTCTGTTGGTCATAAGTTGTCCAATGAAGATGCTGTTTACCTTGTTAAATGGAAAGGTCAAGACACACCTCAAGCATTTAAGATAATAAATGAAGACGGTTCGGCTATTGAAATTGAGCATAACATGCATCAAATTGGATTCAGTAAAGATTATTTATTATTAGCGGATACCAATTTTAAATTCACATTAAATGTCATAATGAATAATGCCTTTGCTAATAATAAGAAGCTTAACGCTTTCTTAAGAGAACTTTTGAGTGGGGTGCAAAATGACTATTCAAGTTTATACATAGTCCCAAGAAAAGATCTTATTGATGAAAAAAAAGAAGTAAAAGCCCATAAGGTAATATTGCCTGTTGAGACCGTTCATTTTTCAGTAGATTATAACAATGACAATGATATTGTTACCCTTCATATAGCACATAACTGCAGTGCCTGCCCTGCTGAATGGATAAGACACTATGACACCTGTAAATCTACCGGCCTGCCTGTGGATGAGCAAAAAGTAGGCTTGATAGCAGTGGGAGCGATGGATATAAGTAGGATAGGCAAGGTGAAAATCGATGTTAAAAACAGAGCAGTGCTGGAAAAAGAATCAAAGTTTTTACACCTTGAAGGAAACTTAGATGAAAAAGATCCGGGACCTCATACATGGGGTATTGGTCTTTATACCTATCACGATATGCTTTCTCCGGATTGCAATGTAGATAAGATTTCCCATATCTTTTGGCAAGCTTATGGTTTGTCTGACAAGATGCTCACAGAATTTGTCTACCGATTATATGAATGCCCTGAACGGAATCGTATTTATTCAGCTGAAGAGATGCTGGAGTTCACAAAAAAAGGCGCTCCTTTTATATTACAAACAGTGGAAACAGCGGGTATGGAAGTAACAGATTATTACTCCTTCGCAGAAAACACTTTTATGTGGTCTTTGCAGTTTATTCCTTCTTCCAAGCCTAAGGAGGGTGTTCCTGAAGCTTTAAATGGATATGTTCTTTGCACTGTTGTAGGACAAAGCACAAATGCGTCCACTGGTGATTCTTACTATTCAGAAATTTGGCTTTTTGATGCCAACAACTTAAAAAAAGGACCTGTAGTAAAGTTACACCATGAAAACATGCAGTTTGCTTTTACCATTCACTCTATTTGGGTACCTTCTGCTTCCAGCGTTTCAAGTCCTCCATATAAAATTAATATTCAGGAAGATTATGATGAGCAAATAAGTCAGATAAAGCGGAGAAAACTTCGGAAAAAAGTACAAAATTTAATGAATGATGGCGTTTATCCCTATTTTCAATAAATTGTTTTTAGTTTCCTTTTAAATATCACAATTGACAATAGCGCACGAAAATTAGAGCATGTGGCAGGGAAGAATTCATTAGTCACTTCAAATAAGGAGGACAGGCTATAGGTTTACGAAGGTCGTAAAATCGCCATTCGTGGACATAGAGAACGTATAAGCTTCCCTTAAATAGAATAGCAAAGCCCATGAGTATAAAAACACCCTCCTTTTGCCTGGTAATATAGCGCGTGTACAAGAACTAAAATTAATGGAAACAACTACTGTCTTTTGTTAGTTAAGTATATATCTTTGTTGCCACACATTTGAGAAAACCAATGAACGAGAATAGATACATTGAAAAATTCCAGACCAAAACTAACTCTGAATTAGAGTATATTCTGAAAAATAAAGAAAAATATAACGAAAAAGCGGTTTCTGCATCCATCCAAGTTTTGACAGAACGAAATGGAAAAACAACGAAAATAGAAACGGTTGAAAATGAAATACAAGCTGCGAAAGAAAAAAAGATAGTTCAGCAGAAAAAAGTGGTTGAAGAAACAAAAAAGAAAAGTTTCTTAACAGAAGACCCAAATACACCTGAATTGCATTCAAAGAAAGTAATTATGCTTTTTTCTGCAATATTTTCTACAATTTTCGGAGCTGTATTGCTGATGTATAATATGAAACAAACCGATAATTCAAAAGGTAGAATTCAAGTTTTGATTTTTGGAATTTTATACACAGTTGCGACTATTGTAATAATAGATTTATTAAATATAAAAACGAATCTTGCTTTGATATTTAATTTTGCAGGAGCAGGAATTTTAACCGAATATTTTTGGAATAAATTCATTGGAAAGGAATTTAAATATCGAAAAAGAAGTTGGGTCAAGCCAGCAATAATTTCTGTGCTAATTGTCATACCGATTTTTCTGGCAATAATATATGGCGGATAAAAAACGTGTGGTAACAATGTATATAAAAAATAGCGCAAGTCGTTTCTAACACTATGGCTAGGGCGTTTTTAGGAAGTCGCCAAATTTTTAAATTTGACGATTTCCCAAAAATAAAATAAATAGTGAAATTTAAAAATTCGCCTTGTGTTAATCCGGAAATTCATAAGCGCAGTACGGCGGTACTTTTCATATACGAGACGTAAACAATTTAACCCAAACTATCCAAATGAAAAAACTTAACTTACTCTTAGCTTTATTTATTGGACTTCTGATTTTCTCATCTTGTTCGAATGACGATGACGATAATGAAACTGAATTATCAGTAGTTGGAGGTTGGACTGTAGGTGCAACTACATTAAATGGAGAAATAATTACTAATCAAAGTATTACTCGATTATTGTCTGCCGAAAATAGAGCAGAATTTAGATATTTAATTCTTGTTGGAGAAGGTGATTTAGAACTAACAGTTTTCCAGGGTAATTGGTCAAGGGACGGTAATACATTAACAATAGTTTTTGATGATGCCGACATGGGAACAAATATTTATAATATTACTGAATTAACAAGCAACTCTATGACATGGGAATCTGAAATTTTAGGAGAAGGTATTTTAAAGGAAACTTTAACCAGATAAAAACGCCTTACAACAAACTACCCTGCTAAAAACAAGTAACAATTCATTGATTTTCTACTAGCGTACTGTTATAACTAGCATCCTATAGTAAGCCTGATTTAGCCATGGCAAAAACCCGTTTTAACAACGTATTACAAACCCGCTTCCGCTTTCCAAATAGTTAATAGAAAACCCGCTTTTCTTGAAAGGCGTCTTTTAGTTACCCACCTATTCCAACCCATTACGGTTACCCATAATAAATTATCAACCCACGTTTATAACTTCCCAAAAAAATACGTAATTCTACGTATAGGATAGCTAAGCATAATCCTGTAGCTTCGTTAATTAAGAATAGTAAAGCCCATGAGTATAAAAATGCCCTCTTTTTGCCTGGTAATACTTAGCGTGTGTGCAAGAACTAAAAGTATTGTAAACCACTACTGTCTTTTTTTAGTTAACTATATATTTCAATATCGTTAATAGTAACTATATAGCTTTGTTGTGCCGCATGCAAAATAACATCTTGCAATGAATGGAACTCATAAAATGAAGATAAAAATATTAGTAATCGGCTTGAAATGAATATTTCGCATCAATCCTTTTCACAAGGTGATGCTGCTAATAAAAAAGCATTCGTTTATATAATTGCTCAAGGACATGAGATAAAAGCGAATACATTTTACCACAGACGGATGATTTACATCCTGCAGTAGTTTTATTTCACCGTTGATTCTTTTTGGAACAGAGACTAAGTATTGGTTAACAACTTAATAATAAGCTTATTAACTATGCCTTTACTGTTGTATCTGTTTAACAAATTAAGTAAATTTATTTTAAATCCATAAAATTAGATATTATGAAAACCAAATCTATTGTCAATCAACTTATGATTATACTTCTATTGGTTCTGACAATTAATTGCGATGTTGAAGAACATTGGGGATGGAAAAGATCTCCAAATCCAAACGATGTTATGGACTTTTTAAATGGCGAAGGTGCTTATTCTAAACCTGTAAAGGATGCGCGAATTAGTGTAGTTTGGAAAGACAATTATTACGATTTTATTATTCATTATAGTAATGGTGAAAATTCTGAGTCAAACCCTGGCTGGGGGTGGAAACTTGCAACCACTATTGAAGATGCTTATAATTTTGTAAATACTAGGGGTCGTTACACAACTAAAATTAAGGATTTCAAGATTTGTGGGGTCTGGAAAAACAATCACCCTGAGTACTATATTTTTTATAAAACAGGGCAAATAAAAACCAATTGGGGTTGGAAACTGGCAACTAACCTGGATGACGCTAAAAATTTTCTTAATGCGGAAAGTAGCTATACCAGACCTGTTAAATTGGCTCGTATTGCCTCAATTCATAAAGGAAGCCATACCGAATACTACATATTCTATCAATTTGCTTCAGCGGAGGATTCAATAAGCAATTTCCTTTGGAAAAAATCATTTGATCCTGACGATGTTATGCAGTTTCTCAATGGGACAGGTGAATATGGGGATCGTGTTAAAGGTTATGATATTTGCGCTGTTGAAAACGAAAATAGAACCGAATATATCGTTTTTCACAATAAAGGAACAAAACTTTGGTTAACCGGGGCGATTGAAAATGAACGATTTGTTAAGGATGAACCAATTGAATTAAAGGCGTTTCTAACCAGTGATTATCCAACAGTTGATTCACAATTGGAATGGAGTTCCAGTATCGATGGAGTTCTGGGGAATAGTGCGGCTTTATCTTTAAATCATCTTTCAGTTGGAAATCACACAATAACTGTTAATGGATATAATAGATCAGAATCTGTTTCGATTAGAATATTTAATGATTTATGGGAACTTTACCAAGCAGAGCCTTCCCAAGCAGAGATTGACAGGGTAATGAATGATTTTGAGTTTCATTTTGTAGATCGCCCTGGAGAAGATGAGAGCTGGTCAGCTTACAATACATTCGCATTTGATCAAAGTTCAACTGACCCTTCAAAGATTATTGCTATCGCTAAAATTGATTTACTCAGGCATCAAAGATTTTCAGAGGATAGTCCATTCACATCTGGAATTTCTTTCTACGAGCATTTAAAACAGCACATTAGTGATATTTATTTATATCTTGATTGTGCCAGCAACACTGGAGGTGGGGGCGATGTAAGGTTGCATAGAAATTTTAGTGTATGGGATATCAGGAAAAGTGGAACTTTAGAAGATCCAGAAGCATGTAAAACTCCTTTTGACACTCGTTCCTTATCACAATATATAAAACCATTATATCTTCTAATGCATGAGGTAAGGCATAGTGAGTCCACCGATGCTCGACATGTAAATTGCAACGGCATGGGTAATATGGATCCATATTTTGAAAATGGTAGTGGTCATGCCAGTGCTGCGCTTTACCTGATGT
It contains:
- a CDS encoding carotenoid oxygenase family protein yields the protein MNYQNLLTATRESLDVNLKVREGKIPDDLSGFVFINSGAGTVNSGGLPYKKKLPNGDLNKEFGSPVINGDGYVFRFDMTQKGKVNLKTNILKPPCYYADLASSPIINGKDNPYAKIAFKNKGLARMSRKLGTRNQLNTAITAFRAPEDDQLRLLATFDAGRPFEFDAQTIKLITPVGKNKFWRSGTPPFLYDPFPMFLTTAHPVYDPETREVFSVNFTKTTKRLLSATEIFDLLAKDKEGFEKKLEERIDQWKNYENKEKALEEVNDFFYNAHEAKQKKGLKKMLKTIYKKSVGHKLSNEDAVYLVKWKGQDTPQAFKIINEDGSAIEIEHNMHQIGFSKDYLLLADTNFKFTLNVIMNNAFANNKKLNAFLRELLSGVQNDYSSLYIVPRKDLIDEKKEVKAHKVILPVETVHFSVDYNNDNDIVTLHIAHNCSACPAEWIRHYDTCKSTGLPVDEQKVGLIAVGAMDISRIGKVKIDVKNRAVLEKESKFLHLEGNLDEKDPGPHTWGIGLYTYHDMLSPDCNVDKISHIFWQAYGLSDKMLTEFVYRLYECPERNRIYSAEEMLEFTKKGAPFILQTVETAGMEVTDYYSFAENTFMWSLQFIPSSKPKEGVPEALNGYVLCTVVGQSTNASTGDSYYSEIWLFDANNLKKGPVVKLHHENMQFAFTIHSIWVPSASSVSSPPYKINIQEDYDEQISQIKRRKLRKKVQNLMNDGVYPYFQ
- a CDS encoding lipocalin family protein, coding for MKKLNLLLALFIGLLIFSSCSNDDDDNETELSVVGGWTVGATTLNGEIITNQSITRLLSAENRAEFRYLILVGEGDLELTVFQGNWSRDGNTLTIVFDDADMGTNIYNITELTSNSMTWESEILGEGILKETLTR